A DNA window from Archocentrus centrarchus isolate MPI-CPG fArcCen1 chromosome 15, fArcCen1, whole genome shotgun sequence contains the following coding sequences:
- the LOC115793423 gene encoding myelin and lymphocyte protein-like — translation MASTITGDVLPSGGRIFTTFPDIFFIPEFVFGGLVWILVASTKVQDQNPLGWVMFVSVFCFVMTTLWFFIFLCGGNQSSIWPSLDAGYHFVAVVFFLSASVVLAYITIWLGKAYKNLPDPQVLKVYQLYISAVVMSYVATLLYFLHAIFSALRWKRS, via the exons ATGGCTTCCACCATCACCGGTGATGTTTTGCCATCAGGCGGAAGGATCTTCACCACCTTTCCTGACATATTCTTCATTCCTGAATTT GTGTTTGGTGGTTTGGTATGGATCCTGGTGGCATCGACTAAAGTACAAGACCAGAACCCACTGGGCTGGGTCATGTTTGTGTCGGTCTTCTGCTTCGTAATGACGACACTCTGGTTCTTCATCTTCCTGTGTGGAGGCAATCAGAGCAGCATCTGGCCATCCCTG GATGCAGGTTATCATTTTGTGGCAGTGGTTTTCTTCCTCAGTGCATCAGTGGTTCTGGCCTACATCACCATTTGGCTTGGCAAAGCTTATAAGAATTTACCAGATCCTCAAGTCCTCAAAGTGTACCAACTCTACATTTCTGCAGTG GTGATGTCCTACGTAGCCACTCTTCTCTATTTCCTCCATGCCATATTCTCGGCCCTTCGTTGGAAAAGGTCCTAA